The DNA window ACGTGGGCGACGTGGGCTACGGCCTGCCCTACGGCACCAACAACGGCGACGGCTCGTTCACGCTGCCGGACGGCACCACCGTGAAATTCCTGAACGCCGACGGCAGCGCCGCCACGCTGGTCACGTCGCCGGTGGACGGCAAGAAGTACCCGGTGGTCAGCGTGCCCGCCGGCGGCGGCACGACCGGCTACATCACGCAGGTCACGTACCCGGACTCGAACAGCCTGAGTGACCCCACGCCCATCACGGTCGTGGTCGGCACGGACTCCGGCAACGACTACAACCTCGTTGCCGACGGCAGCACCACCGACCGCATCCTGCCGCCCGCGCTGCAGTTCGGGGACAGCAACGGCACGCAGACCCCGCCCACCGCGAACGCCGCCTCCGCACCCACCGAGACCGTCACGCCCGGCGCGGCCGTCAGCAGCGGCGCGCCCAGCGCCGGCACCACCACCGACTCCTCGGCGGTGTTCCCCATGGACATCGCCAATCCCGGCGAGTACGCCGACACCTACACCCTGTCCGGCAGCGTGAGCGTGCCGCTGTCCAGCGGCACCACCCAGACCGTGAGCGTGAAGTACGTGACGGCCACCGGCGCGGAACTCGCCAAGAACAGTGCCGGGGGGTACGTCACCCCGGTCGTGGACCCCAACACCGAGTACAAGGTGTACGCGGTCGTGGACATCCCAGCCGGCGCCAAGCTCACGCTGCCCGGCTCGCCGCTGCTCGTGTCGCAGACCGCGACCGGCAACTACAGCACCATCACCCTGAGCGACACCAACGACAAGATCCTGGTCGGCGTGATCGGCGGCATCACCGTGAACAAGTACCAGGCGGTGGGCGCCGCGCCCTCGCTGAACGCCGCTGCCCAGGCCACCAAGAGTGCCCTGCCCGGCGCGACCATCTACTACGCGATCGTGGCGAGCAACTCGTACAACGACTCGGTCAAGAACTTCGTGCTGAGCGACGCGGCGGGCAGCGGCACCAACGTGTACTCCTTCACCACCTTCAAGGCGGCCAGCGTGAGTGTCACCGGCTTCCCGGCCGGCGCCAAGGTCATGTACCGCGTGAACGGTGCGGGCAGCTTCAGCACCAGCGCGCCTGCCGCGGGCAGCGTGACCAGCGGCGTCGAGGTCGCCATCGACACCGACGGCGACGGCGTGCTGGAACCCACCACCGACGACGTGTTCCCGTCCGGCGCGAGCATCACCCTGAACATCCAGGCCACCGTCAAGTAAGCCCCGGTCCGGCGCGCCCCACCCACGTTCGGGGCGCGCTACTTTTTTCCGGCAGCTCAACAGCAGAGACCCATTTTTTCCGTTTCCCCATCAAGGAGTTCGCCCGTGAGTCCGCTTCGCCCCCACACGGTTCTGCGCGCGGTGCTCGCCGCCCTGGCCTTCCCGGCCCTGGCGGGGGCGGCCGGCACGCCCGCCGGCACCGCCATCCGCAACCAGGCGAGCACCACCTTCAGCCCGCCGGGCGCGTCGGATCAGGTGCAGGTGGACAGCAACGCCGTGGTCACGACCGTGCAGGCCGTGTGCGCCGTGAGCGTGTCGCCGGACGGCACCGCCGCGCGGCCTGCGCGGGTGCAGGCGGTGCGGGCCGGCGAGAGCGCCGTGTTCGCGTACACGGTCGTGAACGCCGGGAACGCCGCGCAGACCTTCGCGCTGTCCGGCACCGTCGGAGCTGACAGCACGGTCACGCCCCCCCTGCGGCTGGTGCTGGACGCCAACGGCAACGGCCATCCGGACGCGGGCGAGCCGGACGTGAGGGCGGTGACCCTGGACGCGGACGCCACGGCGGCCGTGCTGCTGGTCACCGGCGGGAGCGGCCCGGGCGACGCGTGGGTGAACGTGGGCGCCGCGTGCCCCGGCGGCCCCGAGGACACCGACAACGTCTCGCAGCTGCACGTGGGGCCACCCGCCGACCTGGCCCTCGGCAAGACCTTCACGCCCGCCGTGCTGAGCCCCGGGCAGGAGACGGCGGTGGCCCTGCGCGCCGTGAACGGCGGAGCGGGCGACAGCCGCGCGCTGGTGCTCGCGGACGACCTGAGCGCGCAGGCGGCGGCGGGTCTGGTGTTCGTGCCGGGCAGCGCCGCCGCCAGCCGCGGCAGCGTGGAGTACAGCCCGGACGGCGTGACGTGGAGCGCGCAGGAGATCACGCCGGTGCGCGCCGTGCGCGTGCGCGTGGACTCCCTGGCGCCCGGCGAGACCCTGCGCGTGGACTTCCGCATGCGCGCCCAGGCCGCCGCCGAGAACCATGTCATCGCCAACACCGTCACGCTGAGCGATGGCGACGCCCCGCTGAGCGCCACGGCCAGCGCGGACGTGCGCTACACGCCCGCCGTGGCCCTCGGCCCGGTCGGCAACGCGCAGGCCTCCGAACTCGGCCCGGACGACGGGCAGAGCCGGCCGCTGGCGGCGCTGGGCCAGACCGTGTGCTTCGACCACACCCTGCTGAACACCGGCGACGTCCGCGACGCGTACACCGTGACCGTGGACGTCGCCGGGGCGACGGTGACGCTGCTCAGCGCTGACGGTGCGCCGCTCGCGCAGCCCGTGGGGCTCGATCCCGGCCAGAGCGCGCCCGTGCGCGTGTGCTACGTGCCCACGCAGGCCGGAGCGCTCGCCGCGACCGTCACCGCGACCGGGGCGCGCGGTCCTTACAACGCCACCCGCGACGTCATCGCGCGGGTCGAGGCGCAGCTGCCGCAGCTCGAGAAGTCCGCCGTGGCGACCACCACCGCCCCCGACGGCAAGGCCGTCACGATTCCGGAGGGCGGCACCGTGACGGAGGGCGACACCATCACGTACACCCTGCGCGTGCACAACCCCTACGCGCGGGCGCTGAGCGGCGTGGCGCTGCGCGACGCCGTGCCCGCGCACGTGGACGTGACGGACGCTGGCGGCGGCAGCGTGAGCGGCGTGCCCGGGCAGCAGGTGGTGGAGTGGACGCTCGCCGCCCTGGACGCCGGGGAGACCCGCGCCGTGACCCTCGTAACCCGGGTGAGCGCGCGCGCCACCGACGGCGAGGCGCTGCTGAACACCTTCACCTTCCGCAGCGCCGAGCTGCCGGGCACGCTGGAGAGCAACCGCGTGAGCACCGCCGTGTGGTCGGCGCGGCTGGCAATCACCAAGACCGTCAGCGCCACGGAGGCGACGTACGGCGACGTGCTCACCTACACCCTCCAGATCACCAACGCCTCGGCCACCACCGACATCCGTGACGCCGTGATCACCGACTCGCCGGTGGCCGGGCTGGCGTACGTGCCCGGCACCAGCGCCCTGGACGGCGCCGCGCTGGCCGACCCGGACCCCGCGGGCAACACGCTGCGCTGGCACGTGCCGCTGCTGGCGGCGGGCAAGACCGTGGCCCTCACGTACCACATGCGCGTGACGCCGGCCGCCAGCGGTGACCTCGTGAACGTCGTGGAGGTCACGGGCACAGGGGGCGGCGGCACTGCCCGCGCGGTCGCGAGTAACCGCGCCACTGCCGTGACGAAGCTGAACGTGCTGCGCTTCGCGCCGCTGTCGGACATCGTGGGCACGGTCTATGTGGACCGCAACCGCAACGGCCGCTTCGACGCCGGGCTCGACACGCCGGTGCCGCGCGCCCGCATCCTGCTCGCCGGGGGCCGCCAGGCGATCACCGACGACCAGGGCCGTTACTCGTTCCTGAACGTGCCCAGCGGCACGCAGGCGCTGCGCCTCGACCCGGGCACCACGCCGTACCCGCCGCTGAACGTGGCGCGGGGCGGCGGCCTGAGCGGCACGCAGACCGTGACCGTGAGCGGCCTGACCGGGGTGGACTTCCCGCTCGCCCCTCTGGGCGGGGATATCAGCGCGCTGCGCCGTACGACGCTGCGTATGGGCGACGTGCGCGTCGAGAAGACCGTGTACGCCGTGGACGGCGGCTACGCGGTCACGCTGACGGTCCGCACGCCGCGCCCGCTGACCGGCGTGAGCCTCGTCGATCCCCTTCCGGCGGGGGCCGTGCTGAAAGACGGTGGACAGACCTACGCCGGTACGCTGCCCGCGGGTGACACCACCCTGACGTACACCTTCGCCTGGAGCGGAGATCCCCGCAACGCCACCACGGACCCCACCCTGACCTGGACGCCCTGATGCCCACCGACCCCGTTCGCCTCGCCACCGCCCTGACGGCCCTGCTGGCCGCCGGGGCGGGCGCCGGCGCGCAGGACACCGGGAGCGCCACCACGCTGCCGCTGACCAGCGTGGGCAAGCCGCTGATGTGGTCTGTCGGGGACCAGCAGCTGCGGCTGGACGTGCCGGTGGCCGGCCGGGTGCGGCTGGAACTGTACTCGCCGCGCCTCGACCCGGCCGACTACCGCGGCGACACGTACTACGGTGACGAGCGCTACGTGCCGGGCGAGAGTGTCACGACGACCTTCACGCTGCTCGACGAAGCGGACCAGCCGGTGCTGACGCGGACGTACACGCCGGGCGCGCAGGAGTGGGACACGCTGCTCGACCGCGAGCTGCCTGCCGGGCAGTACCGGCTGCAGGCGAGCACCCAGGGCCACGCGAAGAACACCTTCGCGGTGCGGCTGGGCGGCGTCAGCGCGGCCCTGAGCGCCGACACGCTGACCGTGAACATCCACTCGCGCGAGTGGGTGCCGGCCCTGAAGCTCACCCTGGACGGCCAGCCGCACGTGCTGCGCATGTACGACGGCGACGGCCCCGAGGAACTCGACGCGCGGCTGCGCGCCGACGACGGTACCGTCTACCCCCTGCCGGTCAGCGCGGACCTGGACGAGGTGGACCTGCCGCTGCCGCTGCGCGCCGGCGGGTACACGCTGGAACTGCGTCAGCCGCCCGCGGCGCGCCAGTTCAGCAACACCGTCGGCTTCCGCGTGACCCGCGCCGGCCAGCCCACACCGATCACGCTGGGCCGCGTGGACCGCACCGGCACGCTGAAGGTCAGCGCGCAGCTCGTGCTGCCCGGCGGCGCGCAGCCCACCGGTGCGGACGTGCTGATCGGCGCGGTGCCCACGCGCGTGGACGGCCAGCTCACGCAGACGGTGCCGGCCGGGCGCTACGCCGTGACGCCGGCCGCCGTGCCCGGCGCGCAGGTCGAGGCGGGTCCCGCCGTGGACGTGCCCGAGCACGGGCAGGCCGAGGCGACCGTGCGCGTGCGCCCGCAGGTGCAGCTGAGTGTCGCCGCCGACAAGACCGTGGTGTGCCCCGGCGACACCGTGACGGTCACCGCCCGCGCGGACACGGCCTACGCGGGCGAGCTGCCGCTCGACCTGAGCGTGGACGCGCCGGGCCTGACCCTGCACACGCCGGCCGCCGTGCAGGGCACCCTGACGGCGGGCACGCCCGGCGAACTCGTCGTGACCGGCACCGCCACGCAGGCCGGGCCGCTGACGGTCCGCGCGGTGCTGGCCGGGTGGAACCAGACCCGCGACGTGCACGTGGATGTCCGCCCCGACGCGACCAGCGTGACCCTCCAGCGCGCGCCGCTGGGCCCCGCGACCGTCGGCGACGTGATCCCGGTGCGCGTGACGGTCACGAACACCGCCGGCGTGCCCGTGCCGTTCCTGCTGCACGACCAGCCGGGCGCAGGCCTGGAAGCGATGGAGCGCGCGGAACTGGACGGCACGCTCCTCCCCGGCGAGAGCCGCACCCTGGCGTACTCCGCCCGCGTGACGCAGCCCGGCGAGTTGCGCGCCGAGGCGTCGCTGGTCAGCGAGGGCTGCGCCGCCACCCAGACCGTGCAGGGCACCGTGCTCGCCCACGCCGCGCCGCAGCCCGCGCCCGCCGCGCCCACGCCGGTCGTGGACGCTCCCGCGCCGGCCGAAGCCGTGACCGTGCCCCTCCCGTCCCCGGCGGCCGCGCCGGCCCTGCCCGCCGTGGAGCGCGTCAGCACCGTCACGCTGCCGTTCGACGCGCCGGGGCAGGCGCGGGAACTCGTGGTCGCGCAGGCGATCCCGGACGGCGCGGCGCTGGTGCCCGGCAGCAGCCGCGTGGACGGCGAGGTCGTCGCGGACCCGCTGCGCGGCCCGAGCGGCGTGGCGTACTGGACCCTGCCGCAGCGCAGCGCCGCGAAGGCCACCGTGCGCGGCGCCGTGACCTACGACCTGGCGCACACGGTGGCGCTGGCCGACCTGCCGGCCCCGGCCCTGCTCGCCCGTTACGCCGGCGACCGCAGCGAAGTGCTGATGGGGCAGCTCGACCAGGCCGACCTGAAGGCCGCCGCGCCGCAAGGCAGCGCCGAGAGCGCCACCGAGAACAGTGGGGCCATCAAGCAGCCGCTGGACGGTAGCCTGATCCGCGTGCGCGACCGCATTGCCGTGGTGGTCGAGCAGGCCGCCGGGCAGAGCGGCGCGCTGAGCGTGAACGGGCAGGTCGTGGGCGGTGACCGCATCGGCGAGATCACCGAGGACGGCGTGCGCGGCGTCACGCGGATCACCTACGTGGGCGTGCCGCTGCGGCCCGGCCCGAACACGTTGCAGCTCGGCACCGACACCGTCACCGTCCACCTCGCCGGGCCGACCGCGCAGCTCCGGGTGCAGCCCGAGCAGCTCGTCGCGGACGGCAGCACGCCCCTGCGCGTGCGGTTCCGGGCGCTGGACGCCTACGGCCACACCAGCGCCCAGACGACCGTGAGCCTGCGCAGCACCCTGGAGATCACCACCCCGGACGCCGCGCCCGGCGAGAGCGGCTTCCAGCTGCGGCTGGTGAACGGCGAGGGCGTGCTGGAGCTCCAGCCGCAGTCGTCGCCCACCACCCTGACGCTCGACGTGCTGGACGGCGGGGCGGTGCAGCCCTACACCTTCGAGGTGCGCCCCGACGGCCACCGCGTCGGCGTGGGCATGCTGAGCGCCACGCTGGGGCTGGACGGCCACCTGAGCGTGGCGGACGACCTGCGCGTGCAGGCCCGTGCGTCGCTGGAGACCCCGCTGGGCAGCGGCAAGCTGTACGTCGCGGCCGACACGGGCGGTCTGCCCACCGACCGCGATCCGCTGCAGCGCAACGCCGTGTCCGGCGACCGCAGCACCGAGAGCGCGCCCCTGCAGGGGCTGGACCCCGTGGCCCTGACCTACGACCATCCGGACTTCCGGGTGGACTACCGGCAGAGCAGCGTGCCCGTCGACGTGCTGCCGGTGGGCGAGCAGCTCACGGCGCTGACCGCGTCCAGCAAGGGCGCGGCGCGGGTATCGGGCTTCGTGGCGCTGGTGCCCGAGGACCGCGTGACGGGCCAGCGTATCGTGCCCGAGGGCACCCGCCTGCTGCGCCTGCCGACCGGCGGCATCGAGGACGGCAGCGAGACCCTGACGCTCCTCACGCGCGAGCACGGCACCGGCAAGGAACTGCGCCGCTTGACGCTGCGCCGCAACGTGGATTACCTGCTCGACGTCCGCACCGGCATCATCACCCTGGCGCGCGCCCTGGACCCCGTGGACGCCGACCTGAACGACGTGGTGGTGGTCGCCGACTACCGCCTGCAGAGCGCGCTGGGCCACCGGACGCTCGCAGCGGGTGCGCAGTTCCGGTACACGGCCCGCACGTACTCGGTCGGCGTGGCGGCCGTGCGGCTGGACGACGCTGTGACGGTGGGCGCGCGCGCCACCTACGACGACGGCACCGTGCGCGCCGACGGCCTGCTCGCGTACTCCGGCGGCCTGCAGGCCAGTGTGGACGCCGGCGTGAAACTCGGCGCCGACACCGCCGTCGCGGCGAAACTGCGCTACCAGGACGCGGGCTACGCGGGCCTGGCGCCCATCGCGCCGGGCCTGACGGTCGGGGTGGACGCCACCCGCCGGATCAGCCCGACCCTCACGGCGAGCGCGCAGGCCGAGTACCACGACACCGGCGCCGACGCGGCCCGCGTTCAGGGCGGCAGCGTGACCGCCCGCGCCGACTATCAGCTCGCGCCGTTCACCGTCGGGGCCGGCCTCAAGAGCGCGTTCGGCGATCAGCACGGTCTGGCCGCCGTGGTCGGCGTGGGCTACCACCGCTCTCCCGTGGACGTGGACATAACGCACAGCCAGCCGCTGGGGGGCGCCGGTGGCACGCTCGACTCCACGACCACCGTCACCACCCGCTACGCGCTGACGGACACGCTCACGCTGGGCCTGACCGACCAGCTCAACTGGCGCACCGGGAACACGGCCGCCGTGACGCTGGACTCCACGCTGGGCGCCACCAACTACGCCGCCACCTACGACCTGCCGGGCAGCGGCGGGCAGGGCAACCGTGCGCGCTTCGGCGTGACCACCGCCCTGCCGCTGGGCGAGCGGCTCTCGGCGGGCCTGCGCGGCTCGGCCACCTACGACCTGAACGCGGCGCGCGGCGAACTCGGCGCGGGCGCGGACCTGCACTACACGTCGGACGGCGTGGTCGCCACGACCGGCACCGACGTCACCGTGGGCGCGCGGGGCTTCGGGGTGGTGCTGCGCGGCGGCGTCAGCGGCCGCCTGACGGACCAGCTGACCGTGACGGCCGACGGCCTGGTGGAATTCGGGGCGGGCAAGGGGGGCGTGCGCGCCGCCGTGGGCTACGCGTACCGCAGCGCGGCCCTGAACTCGCTCGGCACCGTCCGCTACGTCACGGGCACCCTGGCGGGCGGCGCGCCGGAATTCAGCAGCACGCTCGCCGCCGAGTACCGCCAGGCGAACTGGGCGGTGCGCGGCGGCCTGGACACCCGCACCCTGCTGGACGACCCCGGCAGCTTCACCCTCCAGGGCAGCGTGGGCGCCACCGTCTACGTCACGGACTACTTCGGGCTGGGCGCGTGGGGCCGCGCGGTCACCCAGCCCGGCAGCCACACTGCCCAGTACGGCCTGGGCCTGGAGGCCAGCGTGCGCGCGCTGCCCGGCACGTGGATCACCGCCGGCTACAATCCGGTCGGCTTCGACGGCGTGGGCACCACCTACACCAAGAGGGGCGCGTACCTGCGCGTGGACCTCACCCTGGACGACTCGCTGCTGTCCGGCCAGAACGCCGACGCCGCCCAGCCCTGAGCGGCGGTCCGTGGCGTCCCGGGAGGTCTTGGGCCGCAGGTCATGTAAGCGCGGTGCAAGACCTCCCGGGGCACACTCCGCTCATGCTGCCCGCTCCCTGCTCCGCCCCGGACGTCCCGGCATGACGGCCGTGTGGCGCGCCCTGCGCGGCGTGCTGGTGGCCGCGCTGGGCGTGGGCGGCAGCGCGCTGGCCGACACGCCGCTGTCGAGCACGCCCACCTACAAGTTCCAGGGCCGCATCGACTACGTCACCACCGGCGCGACCTTCCGCACCAAGCGGAACTCGGCCACCGCATCGGACGCCTGCGCGGTGGGCACCACCGCCACGTCGCAGGCGGTGAGCGGCGTTCCGGCGGGCGCGAGCATCCGCAGGGCGCTGCTGTACTGGGCGGCCTCCGCCACCCGCACCGGCGACACCGACACCGTACCCGGCACGGTCGTGAACGACACCACAGTCACCTTCGATGGGCAGCCGGTGAGCGCCACGACCACCTACACCGACAGCGCGCCGGTGCCCACCGCAGCGGCCCCGACCGGCTACAACAGCTTTTTCAGCAACGTGGCCGACGTCACCGCGTACGTCGCCGGCCTGGGCAGCCCCAACAAGACCTACAGCATGACCGGCCTGACCATCCAGGCGGCCGATGTGGGCACCGCCAGCGCGACCCGGCCCGCCCGCTCGTCGGGGCACTGCGCGTACGCCACGGTGCTGGGCGGCTGGGGCCTGTACATCATCTACGACGACCCCAGCACCACCTACAAGAACCTGGTGATCTACGAGGGCTTCGAGCGCAGCCAGAACACCAACGTCAGCCGCACCATGACCGGCCTGCGCGTGCCCACCACGTTCTCCGCCCGCACGTCCATCCTGGCGTGGGAGGGCGACGAGACGCTGAACGTCAACACGTCCACGAACGTCGCCGAGGCGCTGAGCTTCGGGGCGGGGCAGACGCCCTCGGCCATCACCAACGTCTTCAACGTCGGCGGCGCCGGCAGCGGCGCGCGGCAGGGCATCTTCAACTCGACCATCAGCACCGGCCAGAGCGGCGGCACCACCGCCGCCGCCACCGGCCGCGACGACGCCTACGGCGTGGACTTCGACACCTTCGACGTGACGAACAAGGTCAGCACCGGGGCCACCAGCGCGACCATCAATATCGTCGGCAGCCAGGACCTGTTCTACCTGAGCAGCGTGCCCATCCTGGTCACCAGCGGCGTGGCCGACCTGTCGCTGACCAAGACCGTCAGTAACGCCACGCCGGTGCTGGGCAGCACCGTCACGTACCGCGTGACCCTCAGCAACGCCGGTCCGGACCCGGTGTCGAGCGCGGTGGTGCCGCCGGAGAACGTGGTGGTCACGGACGCGCTGCCCGCCGGCCTGACGTTCGTGTCGGCCAGCGCCAGCAGCGGCAGCTACAGCGCCGCGACCGGGCAGTGGTCGCTGCCGGAACCCGTGGCGAACACGTCCAGCACGCTGGACATCACGGCGACCGTCACGGGCACCGGCACCATCACCAACGTGGCCGAGGTGGCCAGCAGTCCGCAGCCCGACAGCGATTCCACGCCGGACAACGGCGCGGCCGGCGAGGACGACTACGCCAGCGCGCCCATCACGGTCGTGCGCCCGCTCACGGTCAGCAAGGCCTTCTCGCCCGCGAGCGTGACGGCGGGCGGTGTCAGCACCCTGAGCGTCACGGTCACGAACCCCAGTCCTTTCGCGGCGAGCGCCCTCGCGGTCACGGACGACCTCGCGGGCACCATGGGCCTGTCGCGGCCCCTGCCGCTGCGGCTCAGCGCGACCACCTGCGGGGGCACGGTCACGACCTCTGCCGGCAGCGTCACGCTCACGGCGGGCGGCGCGGCGACCGAGAGCAGCGACGGCGTGCTGAAACTGGCAGGCGGAACGCTGGCGGCCGGGGCGTCGTGCACCCTGAGCGTGCAGGTCACGGTGCCGGACGCCGGCGCGGCCACGCGCACCAACACCATTCCTGCCGCGAACGTCACTGCGACGGTCAGCGGCCAGGCGGTCACGGCCGCCGCGAGCGCCACCGCCGCCCTGACCACCACGGCGAGCAGCGCCGGCGCGGCCCTGACCTGCGACGCCCGCTTCTACCAGCTGCGGCAGGACGCCGCCACGCTGCTCACGACCCTGTACGTGCTCGACCGCCGCACCGTGGCGTCCGGCGGCGCGCCGGTGTGGAGCGCCGGCTTTGGCCCCGGCCTGAACGCCCTGGCGTTCAACAAGGCCGACGGCTACTTCTACGCGGTGAACAGCACACCCTTCGCCAGCGGCACCCCGTTCCGGCTGTACCGCCTGGGCGCGGGCGGCGCGGTCGAGGTGAGCGGCGCGGCCCTGGGCATCCCCGCCGGGTCGAGCGTGGCCGCCGCGACCATCGACGCGGGCGGCACGCTGTACATCAAGAAGGCCGCCAGCGACGCCGTGCTCTACAAGTACGCCATCGCGTCGGGCACGGCCGGCACCGTGACACTGAGCAGCGCCGTGGCCCTGAACGACCTGGCCGTGAACCCGGTGGACGGCGCGCTGTACGGGGTCTCCACCCCCGGCGGCGTGTACCGCATCACCGCCAGCAGCGGCGCCGTCACGCTGAGCGGCAGTCCGGCCGCGGCCGCCACCGACGGCTCGAACGCCCTGGGCAGCGCCTTTTTCGACGTCACCGGCACCCTGTACGCCGCGCAGCACGGCGGCACCTTCGGCACCGTGAACCTGGGCACCGGCGGCTTCACCGCCCAGGGCACGGCCGGCAGCGCTCCCCAGGCCGACGGCGCGTCGTGCGTGTTCCCGGAC is part of the Deinococcus metalli genome and encodes:
- a CDS encoding beta strand repeat-containing protein gives rise to the protein MKATPTLLAVMSALAVGSAGAATTNTTAGQIITNQATATFTDPTSTTGAAATPITSNKVETVVLPKPGFDIQYADGSADDTTATAPAATYDKTGVLPGATVTTAYVVVNTGNVNGYVVNVAPDSTGGVAPQAVAYYLDADNDGTPDSSTPITSVTLSADNPNTPADEGVVRILQVITVSSSAPTGAQYSASPAGSAPAGTVSVTDGTGATTSYPYGSLTEAQANAGSVNGDLQYTRVKVFTPTVSAGPYDADPATPGQQAPTSTVVVPPSATTTIDPNNPTSAPGTPSSPSDPTQPGYTDPAVASSTGSTAITVSGNVQVAYPPADTDTLADSVKFRNSVTTPSGSPADTVNVFPLDPSKNVGDVGYGLPYGTNNGDGSFTLPDGTTVKFLNADGSAATLVTSPVDGKKYPVVSVPAGGGTTGYITQVTYPDSNSLSDPTPITVVVGTDSGNDYNLVADGSTTDRILPPALQFGDSNGTQTPPTANAASAPTETVTPGAAVSSGAPSAGTTTDSSAVFPMDIANPGEYADTYTLSGSVSVPLSSGTTQTVSVKYVTATGAELAKNSAGGYVTPVVDPNTEYKVYAVVDIPAGAKLTLPGSPLLVSQTATGNYSTITLSDTNDKILVGVIGGITVNKYQAVGAAPSLNAAAQATKSALPGATIYYAIVASNSYNDSVKNFVLSDAAGSGTNVYSFTTFKAASVSVTGFPAGAKVMYRVNGAGSFSTSAPAAGSVTSGVEVAIDTDGDGVLEPTTDDVFPSGASITLNIQATVK
- a CDS encoding DUF11 domain-containing protein, with translation MSPLRPHTVLRAVLAALAFPALAGAAGTPAGTAIRNQASTTFSPPGASDQVQVDSNAVVTTVQAVCAVSVSPDGTAARPARVQAVRAGESAVFAYTVVNAGNAAQTFALSGTVGADSTVTPPLRLVLDANGNGHPDAGEPDVRAVTLDADATAAVLLVTGGSGPGDAWVNVGAACPGGPEDTDNVSQLHVGPPADLALGKTFTPAVLSPGQETAVALRAVNGGAGDSRALVLADDLSAQAAAGLVFVPGSAAASRGSVEYSPDGVTWSAQEITPVRAVRVRVDSLAPGETLRVDFRMRAQAAAENHVIANTVTLSDGDAPLSATASADVRYTPAVALGPVGNAQASELGPDDGQSRPLAALGQTVCFDHTLLNTGDVRDAYTVTVDVAGATVTLLSADGAPLAQPVGLDPGQSAPVRVCYVPTQAGALAATVTATGARGPYNATRDVIARVEAQLPQLEKSAVATTTAPDGKAVTIPEGGTVTEGDTITYTLRVHNPYARALSGVALRDAVPAHVDVTDAGGGSVSGVPGQQVVEWTLAALDAGETRAVTLVTRVSARATDGEALLNTFTFRSAELPGTLESNRVSTAVWSARLAITKTVSATEATYGDVLTYTLQITNASATTDIRDAVITDSPVAGLAYVPGTSALDGAALADPDPAGNTLRWHVPLLAAGKTVALTYHMRVTPAASGDLVNVVEVTGTGGGGTARAVASNRATAVTKLNVLRFAPLSDIVGTVYVDRNRNGRFDAGLDTPVPRARILLAGGRQAITDDQGRYSFLNVPSGTQALRLDPGTTPYPPLNVARGGGLSGTQTVTVSGLTGVDFPLAPLGGDISALRRTTLRMGDVRVEKTVYAVDGGYAVTLTVRTPRPLTGVSLVDPLPAGAVLKDGGQTYAGTLPAGDTTLTYTFAWSGDPRNATTDPTLTWTP
- a CDS encoding DUF11 domain-containing protein, whose protein sequence is MPTDPVRLATALTALLAAGAGAGAQDTGSATTLPLTSVGKPLMWSVGDQQLRLDVPVAGRVRLELYSPRLDPADYRGDTYYGDERYVPGESVTTTFTLLDEADQPVLTRTYTPGAQEWDTLLDRELPAGQYRLQASTQGHAKNTFAVRLGGVSAALSADTLTVNIHSREWVPALKLTLDGQPHVLRMYDGDGPEELDARLRADDGTVYPLPVSADLDEVDLPLPLRAGGYTLELRQPPAARQFSNTVGFRVTRAGQPTPITLGRVDRTGTLKVSAQLVLPGGAQPTGADVLIGAVPTRVDGQLTQTVPAGRYAVTPAAVPGAQVEAGPAVDVPEHGQAEATVRVRPQVQLSVAADKTVVCPGDTVTVTARADTAYAGELPLDLSVDAPGLTLHTPAAVQGTLTAGTPGELVVTGTATQAGPLTVRAVLAGWNQTRDVHVDVRPDATSVTLQRAPLGPATVGDVIPVRVTVTNTAGVPVPFLLHDQPGAGLEAMERAELDGTLLPGESRTLAYSARVTQPGELRAEASLVSEGCAATQTVQGTVLAHAAPQPAPAAPTPVVDAPAPAEAVTVPLPSPAAAPALPAVERVSTVTLPFDAPGQARELVVAQAIPDGAALVPGSSRVDGEVVADPLRGPSGVAYWTLPQRSAAKATVRGAVTYDLAHTVALADLPAPALLARYAGDRSEVLMGQLDQADLKAAAPQGSAESATENSGAIKQPLDGSLIRVRDRIAVVVEQAAGQSGALSVNGQVVGGDRIGEITEDGVRGVTRITYVGVPLRPGPNTLQLGTDTVTVHLAGPTAQLRVQPEQLVADGSTPLRVRFRALDAYGHTSAQTTVSLRSTLEITTPDAAPGESGFQLRLVNGEGVLELQPQSSPTTLTLDVLDGGAVQPYTFEVRPDGHRVGVGMLSATLGLDGHLSVADDLRVQARASLETPLGSGKLYVAADTGGLPTDRDPLQRNAVSGDRSTESAPLQGLDPVALTYDHPDFRVDYRQSSVPVDVLPVGEQLTALTASSKGAARVSGFVALVPEDRVTGQRIVPEGTRLLRLPTGGIEDGSETLTLLTREHGTGKELRRLTLRRNVDYLLDVRTGIITLARALDPVDADLNDVVVVADYRLQSALGHRTLAAGAQFRYTARTYSVGVAAVRLDDAVTVGARATYDDGTVRADGLLAYSGGLQASVDAGVKLGADTAVAAKLRYQDAGYAGLAPIAPGLTVGVDATRRISPTLTASAQAEYHDTGADAARVQGGSVTARADYQLAPFTVGAGLKSAFGDQHGLAAVVGVGYHRSPVDVDITHSQPLGGAGGTLDSTTTVTTRYALTDTLTLGLTDQLNWRTGNTAAVTLDSTLGATNYAATYDLPGSGGQGNRARFGVTTALPLGERLSAGLRGSATYDLNAARGELGAGADLHYTSDGVVATTGTDVTVGARGFGVVLRGGVSGRLTDQLTVTADGLVEFGAGKGGVRAAVGYAYRSAALNSLGTVRYVTGTLAGGAPEFSSTLAAEYRQANWAVRGGLDTRTLLDDPGSFTLQGSVGATVYVTDYFGLGAWGRAVTQPGSHTAQYGLGLEASVRALPGTWITAGYNPVGFDGVGTTYTKRGAYLRVDLTLDDSLLSGQNADAAQP